The following coding sequences are from one Delphinus delphis chromosome 19, mDelDel1.2, whole genome shotgun sequence window:
- the ASB16 gene encoding ankyrin repeat and SOCS box protein 16, whose translation MAGETFPFTSSTLRSLRLKREWLEWEDRRRAAAQQYQSQRCPSSSRTQLTRPRRSCRDPAVHNALFSGDLQQIQALFQDEGAANMIVETVSNQLAWSAEQGFWVLTPKAKHTTPLTIAAARGHTDCARYLIRRGAELDARVGGRAALHEACARAQSDCVRLLLTFGAKVNVLSEEGTTPLHLCTTPESLQCAKQLLEAGATVNLAVQDSEVTPLHVAAARGLEQHVALYLEHGADVNLRTSQGETALNAACAGAEGPGSRRQHQAAVRRLLEAGSDARAAGRKRHTPLHNACANGCGGLAELLLHHGACAAVPNGAGETPMDCALQAVQDAPNWEPEILFAALLDYGAQPARPEMLRHCANFPRALEVLLNAYPCVPSCDTWVEAVLPELWQEHEAFYSSALCMVNQPRRLQHLARLAIRAQLGSRCRQAAARLPLPPLLRDYLLLRVEGCIQ comes from the exons ATGGCAGGGGAGACCTTCCCCTTCACCTCCTCCACCCTGCGCTCTCTCCGCCTGAAGCGGGAGTGGCTGGAATGGGAGGACCGGCGGCGGGCTGCAGCCCAGCAGTACCAGAGCCAAAGGTGCCCCTCGAGTTCCCGGACCCAACTCACTCGGCCGCGCCGCTCCTGCCGGGACCCAGCTGTGCACAATGCCCTGTTCTCCGGTGACCTGCAACAGATCCAAGCCCTGTTCCAAGATGAAGGCGCTGCCAACATGATTGTGGAGACAGTGAGCAACCAGCTGGCCTGGTCAGCTGAACAGG GGTTCTGGGTGCTGACCCCCAAAGCCAAGCATACGACACCCCTCACCATCGCTGCTGCCCGAGGCCACACCGACTGCGCCCGCTACCTGATCCGGCGGGGAGCTGAGTTGGACGCCCGGGTTGGGGGCCGGGCCGCCTTGCACGAGGCCTGTGCCCGGGCCCAGTCCGACTGTGTGCGGTTGCTGCTGACCTTCGGCGCCAAGGTCAATGTGTTGTCTGAGGAAGGCACGACACCCCTGCACCTCTGCACAACCCCTGAGTCCTTACA GTGCGCCAAGCAGCTGCTGGAGGCGGGAGCAACCGTGAACTTGGCGGTACAGGACAGCGAGGTGACGCCCCTGCACGTGGCGGCGGCACGAGGCCTGGAGCAGCACGTGGCTCTCTACCTGGAGCACGGCGCCGACGTGAACCTGCGCACCAGCCAGGGCGAGACGGCCCTGAACGCCGCGTGCGCGGGGGCCGAGGGCCCGGGCAGCAGGCGGCAGCACCAGGCCGCCGTCCGCCGGCTCCTGGAAGCCGGGTCAGATGCCCGGGCGGCAGGGCGCAAACGCCACACGCCGCTGCACAACGCCTGTGCCAACGGCTGCGGGGGCCTGGCTGAGCTGCTGCTGCACCACGGGGCCTGCGCTGCAGTTCCCAATGGGGCGGGCGAAACGCCCATGGACTGCGCGCTGCAGGCCGTCCAGGACGCCCCCAACTGGGAGCCCGAGATCCTCTTTGCTGCCCTGCTGGACTATGGGGCCCAGCCTGCGCGCCCTGAG aTGCTGAGACACTGTGCCAACTTCCCTCGAGCCCTGGAAGTCCTGCTTAATGCCTACCCTTGTGTTCCATCCTGTGATACCTGGGTTGAGGCAGTGCTTCCAGAGCTGTGGCAG GAGCACGAAGCCTTCTACAGCTCGGCCCTGTGCATGGTCAATCAGCCGAGGCGGCTGCAGCACCTGGCCCGGCTGGCCATCCGTGCTCAGCTGGGTAGCCGCTGCCGACAGGCTGCCGCccgcctccccctgcccccgctcCTCAGGGACTACCTGCTGCTGCGTGTGGAGGGGTGTATCCAGTGA
- the HROB gene encoding homologous recombination OB-fold protein → MVMPCLGPPGRPVSWPQGPAFRVPAPPPCELQGRACSLQKLFAVEEEFEDEDFLSAVEDAENQFVGSRPVNAGCLRPVSSRPQEAQLLPCPTAPSEAAGLPALGLRLSTSGMPRAVEGPPSTGTAPLRPVSMSSSWTGNQGRVTLTEVLSETPVRPQSSVSHPQLTFKSKQQVIGGFEGPEQDEFDKVLASMELEGPVMELELGVSGEATGILPTWWREDSTLAKKARAADLSRPCQKGPMPATHIAGIPSARDVPPDPVVRCGTPQSHLRPGATGSLPVPTASVVRGQQPHWEVSPGGPPPQAPQPLQAAGRLVQSSPQNHFPGQPFPSPNACLTGKPHFLTPQTPNSSCATPSRTISGLFPRGPFQPRAPASSVKSPVSTLKGPRPSPVPQAALQTPIVTNHLVRLVTAANRTPQQPACTSTRAKTRRFPGPAGLLPHQHSGKNLDDIMVSTPQTPTHGALAKFRTEIVTSSQASVEEDFGRGPWLTMKSALGLDERDPTCFLCTYSIIMVLRKAALKQLPRNKVPNMAVMIKSLTRSTVDASAVFKDPTGEMQGTVHRLLLETRQNELKPGSVLLLQQIGVFSPSLRNHYLNVTPNNLVHVYSPDSGDGNFLKPSQPFPKDPGSFHERLQHETEKPGKGLRIAQNPEAGASPEKELLPEADDLDGLLSELPEDFFCGTSSWDSPKAGHPP, encoded by the exons ATGGTAATGCCCTGCCTGGGACCACCCGGCCGCCCGGTCTCCTGGCCGCAAGGACCTGCCTTCCGGGTTCCAGCCCCTCCCCCGTGCGAGCTGCAGGGCCGG gcATGCAGTCTGCAGAAGCTGTTTGCTGTGGAAGAGGAGTTTGAAGATGAG GATTTCTTGTCAGCTGTGGAGGATGCAGAGAACCAGTTCGTTGGCTCACGGCCTGTGAATGCTGGGTGCCTGCGACCTGTCTCTTCCCGGCCACAGGAGGCCCAGCTACTGCCATGCCCCACTGCTCCTTCAGAGGCTGCGGGCCTGCCAGCCCTGGGACTCCGCCTTTCTACCTCCGGCATGCCCAGGGCCGTTGAAGGTCCACCTTCCACAGGAACAGCTCCCCTAAGGCCTGTCTCAATGTCCAGCAGCTGGACTGGCAATCAGGGAAGAGTGACACTGACAGAAGTGCTCAGTGAGACCCCAGTAAGACCCCAGTCCTCagtctcccacccccagctcaccttcAAGAGCAAACAGCAGGTGATTGGTGGCTTTGAGGGGCCTGAACAAGATGAATTTGATAAGGTCCTGGCAAGCATGGAGCTGGAGGGCCCCGTCATGGAGCTGGAACTTGGAGTTAGCGGTGAGGCCACAGGAATCCTGCCCACCTGGTGGCGGGAGGACTCAACATTGGCTAAAAAGGCCCGGGCAGCTGATCTGAGCAGACCTTGCCAAAAGGGGCCCATGCCTGCAACCCACATAGCTGGTATCCCGTCAGCTCGGGATGTGCCCCCGGATCCTGTTGTCCGCTGTGGGACTCCACAGTCCCACTTGAGGCCTGGTGCCACGGGTAGCCTTCCTGTCCCAACTGCCTCGGTGGTTCGCGGTCAGCAGCCCCATTGGGAGGTCTCTCCCGGTGGTCCCCCTCCTCAAGCGCCCCAGCCTCTCCAAGCTGCTGGCAGGCTCGTTCAGAGCAGCCCTCAAAATCATTTCCCTGGTCAGCCATTCCCGTCTCCAAATGCCTGCTTAACTGGCAAACCTCATTTTCTTACACCACAAACTCCCAACTCAAGCTGTGCTACTCCCTCAAGGACTATCTCTGGATTATTTCCTCGGGGGCCCTTCCAGCCCCGAGCTCCAGCATCTTCTGTCAAGTCTCCTGTCAGCACCCTGAAGGGCCCCCGTCCTTCCCCAGTCCCTCAAGCTGCTCTGCAGACGCCCATCGTCACGAACCACCTGGTGCGGCTGGTCACTGCTGCCAACCGGACACCCCAGCAGCCCGCTTGCACTTCCACCCGCGCCAAAACACGCCGCTTTCCCGGCCCAGCAGGGCTCCTGCCTCACCAG CACAGTGGGAAAAATCTGGACGACATCATGGTTTCCACGCCCCAGACTCCGACTCATGGTGCTCTGGCTAAATTCCGGACAGAG ATTGTTACTAGTTCCCAGGCATCGGTGGAGGAGGACTTTGGGCGAGGGCCCTGGCTGACCATGAAATCTGCTCTGGGCCTGGATGAGAGAGACCCTACCTGTTTCCTCTGTACCTACAGCATCATCATGGTGCTGCGGAAG GCAGCCCTGAAGCAGCTGCCCAGGAACAAAGTCCCCAACATGGCAGTGATGATCAAGTCCCTGACCCGGAGCACAGTGGACGCCAGTGCGGTTTTCAAGGACCCCACGG GAGAGATGCAGGGCACGGTGCACAGGTTGCTGCTGGAGACACGCCAGAATGAGCTGAAGCCTGGCTCAGTGCTGCTGCTACAGCAG ATCGGAGTGTTCTCTCCTTCACTCCGAAATCACTACCTCAACGTGACGCCCAACAACCTGGTCCACGTTTATAGCCCAGATTCTGGGGATGGGAACTTCCTCAAGCCATCGCAGCCCTTCCCCAAG GATCCAGGAAGCTTCCATGAACGCCTCCAGCATGAGACCGAGAAGCCTGGGAAAGGCCTCAGAATAGCACAGAACCCAGAGGCAGGGGCATCACCTGAGAAAGAACTACTCCCAGAAGCAG ATGACCTAGATGGACTCCTGAGCGAGCTCCCTGAGGACTTCTTCTGTGGCACCAGCAGTTGGGACTCCCCCAAGGCAGGGCACCCCCCATGA